In one Zobellia galactanivorans genomic region, the following are encoded:
- a CDS encoding YHYH protein encodes MKKEFLRKVIPLAFGCAILCIGFVACSSDSIDDSDMDETSEEETVTELHAAYAAFNSEATTIYLDGSEVVIETTGLPNHETVYWGEGNSLYKDEPDVALTPSIMSSNNNATTIRVDATPDLTGNTVETQLNTIGIAVSGASIFNDQEGGGALDKAAASLDWTGAHIGPGVYHYHLEPKAFSNDDDKLVGILLDGVFLYGRKCNATGTYPTDLDESGGHVSTTQYTDGKEEYHYHIINEVYSTTGSYLAFAGPYQGY; translated from the coding sequence ATGAAAAAAGAGTTTCTAAGAAAAGTTATTCCATTGGCTTTTGGTTGCGCAATACTGTGCATCGGCTTTGTTGCCTGTAGTTCAGATAGCATTGACGATTCTGACATGGACGAAACTTCTGAAGAGGAAACCGTAACGGAATTGCATGCCGCCTACGCCGCCTTCAATAGCGAAGCCACCACGATTTACTTAGATGGATCCGAGGTGGTTATCGAAACCACAGGTTTGCCCAACCACGAGACCGTTTATTGGGGAGAAGGCAACAGCCTGTACAAAGATGAGCCCGACGTGGCATTGACACCTAGTATAATGAGCAGTAACAACAACGCCACGACCATAAGAGTGGATGCAACACCCGATCTTACGGGCAATACGGTGGAAACGCAGCTGAACACTATTGGCATTGCCGTAAGTGGCGCATCCATATTCAATGACCAAGAAGGAGGCGGAGCACTTGACAAAGCGGCGGCAAGTCTCGATTGGACAGGAGCGCATATCGGCCCCGGCGTATACCATTATCACTTAGAGCCAAAGGCCTTCAGTAACGACGATGACAAGTTGGTGGGCATATTGTTGGACGGTGTTTTCCTCTACGGAAGAAAATGTAACGCTACTGGCACTTACCCAACCGACCTTGACGAGTCAGGCGGACACGTATCGACCACTCAATACACAGATGGTAAAGAAGAATACCACTATCATATTATTAACGAGGTATACTCCACAACAGGCTCTTATCTGGCCTTTGCAGGACCGTACCAAGGATATTAA